From the Priestia koreensis genome, one window contains:
- a CDS encoding flagellar hook-associated protein 2, giving the protein MVTRISGLASGMDIDQMVSDMMKAQKVPLDKMKQQKQWTEWQRDSYRDINTKLNELLTMAKDMNYQKTYVSKKTTSSNDGAVTATASPNSASGTYSIEVKQLAASEMQTSKSLDNTFDPTKTLSSQFSSVQTVDFTISTFNEKGEAISKRITADGDTESLNDVINKINEANLGVRAFYDSSSKQFVMERTITGKFNGSGNEISINETSGTLFGAGLQMTVPKKAQNAEFTYNGGLTINSPSNSYTLNNIQLNLKSVTTKPETITVQTDTDSTFDSIVKFVNKYNEVIEAINGKLEEKRYRDYVPLSDEQKKDMKDKDIELWEEKAKSGLLRGDSSLSSGINTMRTDFYTPLAGALQGFSQLSDLGITTSSNYLDKGKLIINDESKLRSKIAENPNAVAQLFNADGDKKTKSTMGIADRLVQTITSTIGKVEEKAGKTSWTNQKFSLGRTLDTMNKQIDSFQDRLTQMENRYYSQFTAMEKAIQRANQQSAYITQQFSG; this is encoded by the coding sequence ATGGTAACACGTATTAGTGGATTAGCGAGCGGCATGGATATTGATCAAATGGTCAGTGATATGATGAAAGCTCAAAAAGTACCTCTAGATAAAATGAAGCAACAGAAACAGTGGACCGAGTGGCAACGTGATTCATATCGAGACATAAATACAAAGCTAAATGAACTACTGACAATGGCGAAAGATATGAATTATCAAAAAACCTACGTGTCTAAGAAAACAACAAGTTCCAACGATGGGGCTGTAACAGCTACAGCTTCTCCGAACTCCGCTAGTGGGACGTATTCTATTGAAGTAAAACAGTTAGCTGCTTCTGAAATGCAAACTAGTAAATCTTTGGATAATACTTTCGATCCTACTAAAACGTTGAGTAGTCAATTTAGCAGTGTACAAACTGTTGATTTTACGATTAGTACTTTTAACGAAAAAGGCGAAGCAATCAGCAAGCGTATTACTGCAGATGGCGATACGGAGAGCTTAAATGACGTAATTAACAAAATTAATGAAGCAAACTTGGGTGTGAGAGCTTTTTATGATTCGTCTTCTAAACAATTTGTAATGGAGAGAACTATTACAGGTAAGTTCAATGGCTCCGGCAATGAAATTAGTATTAATGAAACCAGTGGAACTTTGTTTGGTGCAGGATTACAGATGACTGTTCCAAAAAAGGCACAAAATGCAGAATTTACTTATAATGGGGGCTTAACGATTAATTCTCCCTCAAATAGTTACACGCTAAATAATATACAATTGAATCTCAAGAGTGTTACAACTAAGCCAGAAACTATTACTGTACAAACTGATACGGATTCTACATTTGATAGTATTGTTAAATTTGTTAATAAATATAATGAAGTAATTGAAGCTATCAATGGAAAGTTGGAAGAAAAACGGTATCGAGATTATGTGCCTCTTTCTGATGAGCAAAAAAAAGATATGAAAGATAAAGATATTGAACTTTGGGAAGAAAAGGCGAAAAGTGGTCTGCTTCGAGGAGATTCTTCCCTATCATCTGGAATAAACACGATGCGTACAGACTTTTATACGCCACTTGCAGGGGCTCTTCAAGGCTTTTCACAACTAAGTGATTTAGGGATCACAACATCTTCAAATTACCTTGATAAAGGGAAGCTCATCATTAACGATGAATCAAAGCTTCGCAGTAAAATCGCAGAAAATCCAAATGCTGTAGCACAACTTTTTAATGCTGATGGCGATAAGAAAACGAAAAGCACGATGGGAATTGCGGATCGTCTTGTTCAAACGATTACAAGTACAATTGGAAAAGTGGAAGAAAAAGCAGGGAAAACATCATGGACGAACCAAAAGTTCTCCCTCGGTCGAACGCTTGACACGATGAACAAACAAATCGATAGCTTCCAGGATCGCCTTACACAAATGGAAA
- the pseI gene encoding pseudaminic acid synthase produces MNEFMVQGKMIGEGHEPFIIAEMSGNHNQSLERALEIVEAAAKAGAHALKIQTYTADTMTLNMDNDDFKIEDADSLWKGNTLYQLYQQAYTPWEWHQPIFDRCRDLGLIPFSTPFDETAVDFLEELNVPMYKIASFENNDLPLIRKVASTGKPMIISTGMATLSELDETVRTAREAGCKHLVLLKCTSTYPATPENTNISTIPHMRALFGCQVGLSDHTMGTGVAIASVALGATVIEKHFTLRRADGGVDSAFSMEPEELTMLVSETNKALQALGTVTYGPTEKEKDSLKFRRSIYVTRDIKSGERFTKENIRVIRPGNGLKPKYYEQVLEAKAKQDINAGTPLSWGNFL; encoded by the coding sequence ATGAATGAATTTATGGTACAAGGGAAAATGATCGGTGAGGGTCATGAACCTTTTATTATTGCAGAAATGTCCGGAAATCATAATCAGTCGTTGGAAAGGGCTCTAGAAATTGTAGAAGCTGCAGCAAAAGCTGGAGCTCATGCGTTAAAAATCCAAACTTATACCGCAGATACTATGACGTTAAATATGGATAATGATGATTTTAAAATAGAAGACGCAGACAGTTTGTGGAAAGGTAACACCCTCTATCAATTGTATCAACAGGCGTACACGCCATGGGAATGGCATCAACCTATATTTGATCGATGTAGGGATTTGGGTTTGATACCATTTAGTACGCCTTTTGACGAAACAGCGGTTGATTTTTTAGAAGAATTAAATGTTCCTATGTATAAGATTGCCTCTTTTGAGAATAATGACTTACCTCTTATTCGTAAAGTTGCGTCTACGGGTAAACCCATGATTATTTCTACGGGCATGGCTACGTTATCAGAATTAGATGAAACTGTTAGGACAGCTAGGGAAGCAGGATGTAAGCATTTGGTCTTGTTAAAATGTACTAGTACGTATCCAGCAACACCTGAAAATACTAATATTTCTACAATTCCGCATATGAGAGCATTATTTGGATGCCAAGTAGGGTTATCCGACCATACAATGGGTACAGGAGTAGCTATTGCAAGTGTTGCGTTAGGAGCTACTGTTATTGAGAAGCATTTTACTCTTAGAAGAGCGGATGGTGGAGTGGATTCTGCTTTTTCTATGGAGCCAGAAGAACTAACAATGTTAGTATCAGAAACAAATAAAGCATTACAAGCATTAGGAACTGTTACGTATGGACCAACAGAGAAAGAAAAAGATTCTTTAAAATTTAGAAGGTCCATATATGTGACTAGAGATATAAAATCCGGAGAGAGGTTTACTAAAGAAAATATCAGAGTAATTCGGCCAGGAAATGGTCTAAAACCAAAGTATTATGAACAAGTTTTAGAAGCAAAAGCAAAGCAGGATATAAATGCGGGAACACCTTTAAGTTGGGGAAATTTCTTATAA
- the flaG gene encoding flagellar protein FlaG codes for MIDKTTSSASKYLIQDTKINRDKELQKDHKTQELLEDKQPSKKKLSEVIEAMNNFVQPTHTSLKFELHEESKEYYVKVIDDKTKEVLREIPSKKMLDMHAEMTKFLGILFDKKI; via the coding sequence GTGATAGATAAAACCACTTCATCAGCATCTAAGTATCTCATCCAAGACACTAAAATAAATAGAGATAAAGAGTTACAAAAAGATCATAAAACTCAAGAATTGCTTGAAGATAAACAACCTTCTAAAAAGAAATTAAGTGAAGTAATAGAAGCAATGAACAACTTTGTGCAACCTACTCATACTTCCTTAAAGTTTGAACTGCATGAAGAATCTAAAGAGTATTACGTTAAGGTTATTGACGACAAAACAAAAGAAGTTTTGCGTGAAATTCCATCTAAAAAGATGTTGGATATGCACGCTGAAATGACAAAGTTTTTAGGAATCCTTTTTGATAAGAAAATTTAA
- a CDS encoding carbon storage regulator, whose translation MGRKPGEYVVIDDCIIVKVVKSDSGQLRLAIEAPKDISIVRGEIYEKRDSSSS comes from the coding sequence GTGGGTCGTAAGCCAGGAGAGTATGTGGTCATTGATGACTGCATCATTGTAAAAGTGGTCAAGAGTGATAGCGGACAGCTCAGATTAGCAATTGAAGCGCCAAAGGATATTTCCATCGTGCGCGGAGAAATCTACGAAAAACGCGATTCCTCCTCTTCATAA
- a CDS encoding flagellin, producing the protein MRINHNIAALNTYRQLSTAAGAQSKSMEKLASGLRINRAGDDAAGLAISEKMRAQVRGLDQASRNAQDGISMIQTAEGGLNEVHSILQRMRELSDQSANGTNTTEDRKALQDEIKQLKEEIDRIGNTTEFNTQKLLDGTQKSAGSVVGSNSTISSVVAKLAAGKMTAAQNLAADNSTLTFGKDTFEIDGHHIDVDWGTLLTQAQKDSLKRDMSSDSTATQEATADLLTNTLNTAIDNYNATNAAGATVQHVNGYLSSGKIVLESGSKGTSSGVSLFTSSAATGVGALVLSNTAGDISGGAGTYAANLGTSTYNGSTVANATKFDFTINGINIQTAATGAAITNGTTSMSAAASTLQTAINAGITSYNTTQGKTAGQEGFLQAVAVTVTEDGRFKISSESGTVSFWDRDGQTTVKDLGLDQASTSASGNGGLTFQIGSNRGQTINFGISDMRTAALGLSGLDISTSAGASAGLTSLDTAIKNVSSERAKLGAVQNRLEHTINNLNTSSENLTAAESRIRDVDMAKEMMEQTKNSILSQAAQAMLAQANQQPQGVLQLLR; encoded by the coding sequence ATGAGAATTAACCACAATATCGCGGCGTTAAACACGTACCGCCAATTATCAACGGCTGCAGGTGCACAGTCCAAATCAATGGAGAAATTAGCATCTGGCCTTCGTATTAACCGTGCTGGAGACGATGCAGCAGGTCTAGCCATTTCTGAAAAAATGCGTGCTCAAGTACGTGGATTAGACCAAGCTTCTCGTAACGCACAAGATGGTATTTCCATGATTCAAACAGCTGAAGGTGGTTTAAACGAAGTACACTCAATCCTACAGCGTATGCGTGAGCTATCTGACCAATCCGCTAACGGAACGAATACAACGGAAGACCGCAAAGCCCTTCAAGATGAAATCAAACAATTAAAAGAAGAAATTGATCGTATTGGAAACACAACTGAATTCAATACGCAAAAATTATTAGACGGAACACAAAAGAGCGCAGGATCTGTTGTGGGATCTAACTCTACAATCAGCTCTGTTGTCGCTAAGCTAGCCGCTGGTAAAATGACAGCTGCCCAAAACTTAGCTGCTGATAACTCTACGTTAACATTTGGAAAAGACACGTTTGAAATTGATGGTCATCATATTGATGTAGACTGGGGTACACTGTTAACTCAAGCTCAAAAAGACAGCTTAAAGCGTGACATGAGCAGTGATTCTACGGCTACACAAGAAGCAACTGCTGACCTTTTAACAAACACGTTAAACACAGCAATTGACAACTACAATGCAACAAACGCTGCTGGTGCAACTGTTCAGCACGTTAACGGTTACCTTTCTTCAGGTAAAATCGTGTTAGAAAGCGGAAGCAAGGGAACAAGCTCTGGCGTATCTTTATTCACAAGCAGCGCCGCAACTGGCGTTGGTGCACTTGTTCTTTCTAATACAGCTGGGGATATTTCCGGAGGAGCTGGTACGTACGCAGCGAACTTAGGAACAAGCACGTACAACGGTTCAACTGTTGCGAACGCCACAAAATTTGACTTCACCATTAACGGCATTAACATTCAAACAGCCGCTACTGGTGCAGCGATCACTAACGGTACTACTTCTATGAGCGCTGCTGCTTCTACGCTACAAACAGCAATTAATGCTGGTATTACGTCATACAACACGACTCAAGGTAAAACAGCTGGCCAAGAAGGGTTCCTACAAGCTGTTGCAGTTACGGTAACAGAAGATGGTCGCTTCAAAATTTCAAGCGAGAGCGGAACAGTTTCCTTCTGGGATCGTGACGGTCAAACAACGGTTAAAGACCTTGGATTAGATCAAGCTTCTACTTCAGCTAGTGGAAACGGCGGCTTAACGTTCCAAATTGGTTCTAACCGTGGTCAAACGATTAACTTTGGAATTAGCGATATGCGTACTGCAGCATTAGGGTTATCTGGGCTGGATATCTCTACGTCAGCAGGTGCTTCTGCTGGTTTAACATCTTTAGACACAGCAATTAAAAACGTATCTTCCGAGCGTGCTAAATTAGGAGCCGTTCAAAATCGTTTAGAGCACACCATCAATAACTTAAACACATCCTCTGAAAACTTAACGGCTGCGGAATCTCGTATTCGTGACGTTGATATGGCAAAAGAAATGATGGAACAAACCAAAAACTCAATTCTTTCCCAAGCCGCACAAGCAATGCTTGCTCAAGCAAACCAACAACCTCAAGGTGTACTTCAATTATTACGTTAA
- a CDS encoding pentapeptide repeat-containing protein: MFSGADFTGANLENKVWRGAMIDGAIFDGRVKDKIQSLL; this comes from the coding sequence ATTTTTAGTGGTGCTGATTTTACAGGTGCAAACCTTGAAAATAAAGTTTGGAGAGGCGCAATGATTGATGGTGCGATCTTTGATGGGAGAGTGAAGGACAAGATACAATCTCTACTTTAA
- the pseH gene encoding UDP-4-amino-4,6-dideoxy-N-acetyl-beta-L-altrosamine N-acetyltransferase — protein sequence MTILNEFSLEDLQTCHLSLIWKWRNQEHIRSMMYNSNFISWSEHIQWYEAYQLQSKSIVKIFTFKGKPLGMVSINQINDNDRSCYWGFYIGEKDSPKGLGIFMGYLGLDFIFDVLKLQVVYGEVITFNEKSRLFHQKLGFSLEKHIEKSLTERNEVVNIFLMAITKDEWAKRKEPLQQKMKGIEI from the coding sequence ATGACAATATTAAATGAATTTTCCTTAGAGGATTTACAGACCTGTCATCTTTCTTTGATTTGGAAGTGGCGAAACCAAGAACACATTCGCAGTATGATGTATAACTCTAATTTCATTTCTTGGTCAGAGCATATTCAGTGGTATGAGGCTTACCAATTACAGAGCAAATCTATAGTGAAAATTTTTACCTTTAAAGGAAAACCTTTAGGCATGGTTTCAATAAATCAAATAAATGATAACGATAGATCTTGTTATTGGGGTTTTTATATTGGCGAAAAAGACTCTCCAAAAGGATTAGGAATCTTTATGGGATATCTAGGGTTAGATTTTATTTTTGATGTTCTAAAACTTCAGGTTGTATACGGAGAAGTAATTACATTTAATGAAAAAAGTAGATTATTTCATCAAAAGCTAGGTTTTTCCTTGGAAAAACATATAGAGAAAAGTTTAACAGAAAGAAATGAGGTGGTTAATATTTTTCTCATGGCCATTACCAAAGATGAGTGGGCTAAAAGAAAAGAACCATTACAACAGAAAATGAAAGGGATAGAGATATGA